Proteins from a genomic interval of Ramlibacter algicola:
- a CDS encoding UDP-N-acetylmuramoyl-L-alanyl-D-glutamate--2,6-diaminopimelate ligase, translating into MLRLHSPQDAARWLQGRVTGALHCDSRKVRAGDGFIAWPGAATDGRKHVASAMAQGAAACLVEADGVEAFGFTQDAVAAYPQLKSATGPIAAEYYGHPTRTLGVLAVTGTNGKTSTAWWLAQALSAAGRGAAVIGTLGTGQPPHVEHTGLTTPDPVLLQAEFRRFAGEGLAACAIEASSIGIAERRLDGTRIAVALFTNLTRDHLDYHGTMDAYWAAKRELFAWDGLRAAVVNVDDEKGAELADQLRGGGIDLWTVSQAGPARLQAADVGYGDQGLRFTVVEGGQRVAMQTSVIGQYNVSNLLGVLGGLRAMGVSLPHAVRACDGLLPVPGRLECLQQAGKPLVAVDYAHTPDALDKALQALRPLATQRGGALWCVFGCGGDRDATKRPLMAAVAEKNSDRVVVTTDNPRNESPENIISQILLGLSHRDCVEVQADRAQAIAETIAVAAPADVVLLAGKGHEDYQDIAGTKHPFDDRVHARQALEQRA; encoded by the coding sequence ATGCTCCGCCTGCACTCGCCCCAGGACGCCGCGCGCTGGCTGCAGGGCCGCGTGACCGGCGCGCTGCATTGCGACAGCCGCAAGGTGCGCGCGGGCGACGGCTTCATCGCCTGGCCCGGCGCCGCCACCGACGGCCGCAAGCACGTCGCCTCCGCGATGGCGCAGGGGGCGGCCGCGTGCCTGGTCGAGGCCGATGGCGTCGAGGCGTTCGGCTTCACGCAGGACGCCGTGGCCGCCTACCCGCAACTGAAGTCCGCGACCGGCCCGATCGCGGCCGAGTACTACGGCCATCCGACGCGCACCCTCGGCGTGCTCGCGGTCACCGGCACCAATGGCAAGACGTCGACGGCCTGGTGGCTTGCGCAGGCCCTGTCCGCCGCCGGCCGGGGCGCCGCCGTGATCGGCACCCTGGGCACCGGCCAGCCGCCGCACGTGGAGCACACCGGCCTGACGACGCCGGACCCCGTGCTGCTGCAGGCCGAGTTCCGCCGCTTCGCCGGCGAAGGCCTGGCCGCCTGCGCGATCGAAGCCTCGTCGATCGGCATCGCCGAGCGGCGCCTCGACGGCACGCGCATCGCGGTGGCGCTGTTCACCAACCTCACGCGCGACCACCTGGACTACCACGGCACGATGGACGCGTACTGGGCCGCCAAGCGCGAACTGTTCGCGTGGGACGGCCTGCGCGCCGCCGTCGTGAACGTCGACGACGAGAAGGGCGCCGAACTCGCCGACCAGTTGCGCGGCGGCGGCATCGACCTGTGGACGGTGTCGCAGGCGGGCCCCGCCCGGCTGCAGGCGGCCGACGTCGGCTATGGCGACCAGGGGCTGCGCTTCACCGTCGTCGAGGGCGGTCAGCGCGTCGCCATGCAGACGTCGGTGATCGGCCAGTACAACGTGTCGAACCTGCTCGGCGTGCTCGGTGGGCTGCGGGCGATGGGCGTGTCGCTGCCGCACGCGGTGCGCGCCTGCGACGGCCTGCTGCCCGTGCCCGGCCGCCTCGAGTGCCTGCAGCAAGCCGGCAAGCCGCTGGTGGCGGTCGACTACGCGCACACGCCCGACGCGCTGGACAAGGCGCTGCAGGCGCTGCGCCCGCTGGCCACGCAACGGGGCGGCGCGCTGTGGTGCGTGTTCGGCTGCGGCGGCGACCGCGACGCGACCAAGCGCCCGCTGATGGCGGCCGTGGCCGAGAAGAACTCGGATCGTGTGGTCGTGACCACGGATAACCCGCGCAACGAATCGCCGGAGAACATCATCAGCCAGATCCTGCTGGGCCTGTCGCACCGTGACTGCGTCGAGGTGCAGGCCGACCGCGCGCAGGCGATCGCGGAGACGATCGCCGTCGCCGCGCCGGCCGATGTCGTCCTGCTCGCCGGCAAGGGCCACGAGGATTACCAGGACATCGCGGGCACCAAGCATCCGTTCGACGACCGCGTGCACGCGCGCCAGGCGCTGGAGCAGAGGGCATGA
- a CDS encoding peptidoglycan D,D-transpeptidase FtsI family protein has translation MTRSVLYKSSPLLASKTPVWRSKFIVAGLALGFAGLAGRAAWIQVFGNEFFRHQGEVRFVRTLELPANRGRILDRNGLLLATSVPSPSIWAIPEDVERDPVKLRQLAKLLDMTPAELDKRLADEDKTFVWLKRQVDESVGRQVQTLGIQGVYQRKEYKRQYPEGEAAAHVVGFTNVEDRGQEGIELAFEKDLAGRSGSRRVIKDRLGRVVEELGEQVPPVDGRDLQLSIDSKVQFFAYQKLRDAVQANKARAGSVVVLDAQTGEVLALANYPSYSPGKRQNLTGEQLRNRALTDVFEPGSTMKPFTIALAMEHGLVTPQTPIQTAPGWVTIGGARISDSHPHGVLTVQEVIQKSSNVGTLKLALQMPAKDMWEMFTAAGFGQKPQISFPGAVTGRLRPYKSWRPVEQATMSYGYGLSASLFQMARSYTVFAHDGQIIPATLLKSSQAPVGVQVVAPKTAAEIRTMLQMAAGPGGTGPKAQTLGYSVGGKSGTAHKQVGKAYASNKYRSWFVGMAPIDQPRIIVAVMVDEPTAGKYFGGDVAAPVFSDVVQQTLRRMGVQPDMNVKPQVVVESVEESF, from the coding sequence ATGACGCGCAGCGTGCTGTACAAGTCCAGCCCGCTGCTGGCGAGCAAGACGCCCGTCTGGCGCAGCAAGTTCATCGTCGCCGGGCTGGCGCTCGGCTTCGCGGGCCTGGCCGGCCGTGCCGCCTGGATCCAGGTGTTCGGCAACGAGTTCTTCCGCCACCAGGGTGAGGTGCGCTTCGTGCGCACGCTGGAACTGCCCGCCAACCGCGGCCGCATCCTGGACCGCAACGGCCTGCTGCTCGCCACCAGCGTGCCGTCGCCCAGCATCTGGGCGATCCCCGAGGACGTCGAACGCGATCCGGTGAAGCTGCGCCAGCTGGCCAAGCTGCTGGACATGACGCCGGCGGAACTGGACAAGCGCCTGGCCGACGAGGACAAGACCTTCGTCTGGCTCAAGCGCCAGGTCGACGAGTCCGTCGGCCGCCAGGTGCAGACGCTGGGCATCCAGGGCGTCTACCAGCGCAAGGAATACAAGCGCCAGTACCCCGAGGGCGAGGCCGCCGCGCACGTGGTGGGCTTCACCAACGTCGAGGACAGGGGCCAGGAAGGCATCGAACTCGCGTTCGAGAAGGACCTGGCCGGCCGCTCCGGGTCGCGCCGCGTGATCAAGGACCGCCTGGGCCGCGTCGTCGAGGAGCTGGGCGAGCAGGTGCCGCCCGTCGACGGCCGCGACCTGCAGCTGTCGATCGACAGCAAGGTGCAGTTCTTCGCCTACCAGAAGCTGCGCGACGCGGTGCAGGCCAACAAGGCGCGCGCGGGCAGCGTGGTGGTGCTGGACGCGCAGACCGGCGAAGTGCTCGCGCTGGCCAACTACCCGAGCTACTCGCCGGGCAAGCGCCAGAACCTCACCGGCGAGCAGCTGCGCAACCGCGCGCTCACCGACGTCTTCGAGCCGGGCTCGACGATGAAGCCGTTCACGATCGCGCTGGCGATGGAGCATGGCCTCGTCACGCCGCAAACGCCGATCCAGACGGCGCCGGGCTGGGTGACCATCGGCGGCGCGCGCATCAGCGACTCGCACCCGCACGGCGTGCTCACGGTGCAGGAAGTGATCCAGAAGTCCAGCAACGTCGGCACGCTCAAGCTCGCGCTGCAGATGCCGGCCAAGGACATGTGGGAGATGTTCACCGCCGCCGGCTTCGGCCAGAAGCCGCAGATCTCCTTCCCCGGCGCGGTGACCGGCCGGCTGCGCCCCTACAAGAGCTGGCGCCCGGTGGAGCAGGCGACGATGTCGTACGGCTACGGCCTGTCGGCGTCGCTGTTCCAGATGGCGCGTTCGTACACGGTGTTCGCGCACGACGGCCAGATCATTCCCGCGACGCTGCTCAAGTCGTCGCAGGCTCCCGTGGGCGTGCAGGTGGTCGCGCCGAAGACGGCGGCCGAGATCCGCACGATGCTGCAGATGGCCGCCGGCCCCGGCGGCACCGGCCCGAAGGCGCAGACGCTGGGCTACTCCGTCGGCGGCAAGTCGGGGACCGCGCACAAGCAGGTCGGCAAGGCCTACGCGAGCAACAAGTACCGCTCGTGGTTCGTCGGCATGGCGCCGATCGACCAGCCGCGCATCATCGTCGCGGTGATGGTCGACGAGCCGACGGCCGGCAAGTACTTCGGTGGCGACGTCGCCGCGCCGGTGTTCAGCGACGTGGTGCAGCAGACGCTGCGCCGCATGGGCGTGCAGCCCGACATGAACGTCAAGCCGCAGGTCGTGGTCGAGTCGGTGGAGGAGTCGTTCTGA
- the ftsW gene encoding putative lipid II flippase FtsW, with the protein MNALAARLGQWLPRGAAKPSSRYAAPASPVRQQGFDQPLLWVAVALLVFGLVMVYSATIAMPDNPRFANYAHTHFLVRHLSSLALAFVVALLAFQVPVATWEKAAPWLFILSLVLLMLVLVPHIGKGVNGARRWIGLGIMNFQPSELAKFAVLLYAADYMVRKMDVKERFFRAVLPMAAAVAVVGVLLLAEPDMGAFLVIAVIAMGILFLGGVNARMFFLIAAVIVVAFVLMIAFSDWRRERIFAYLDPWNEKYALGKGYQLSHSLIAVGRGGLFGVGLGGSIEKLHWLPEAHTDFLLAVIAEEFGLAGVVAVIGAFLWMTRRIMHIGRQAVALDRVFAGLVAQGVGLWMGFQAFINMGVNLGALPTKGLTLPLMSYGGSAILMNLIALAVVLRIDHENRVLMRGGRRT; encoded by the coding sequence ATGAACGCGCTCGCCGCCCGCCTCGGCCAGTGGCTGCCGCGCGGTGCCGCGAAGCCGTCGTCGCGCTACGCCGCGCCGGCCTCGCCCGTGCGCCAGCAGGGGTTCGACCAGCCGCTGCTGTGGGTGGCCGTGGCGCTGCTCGTGTTCGGCCTGGTGATGGTCTATTCGGCGACGATCGCGATGCCGGACAACCCGCGCTTCGCCAACTACGCGCACACGCACTTCCTGGTGCGCCACCTGTCCTCGCTGGCGCTGGCTTTCGTCGTCGCGCTGCTCGCGTTCCAGGTGCCGGTGGCGACCTGGGAGAAGGCGGCGCCGTGGCTGTTCATCCTGTCGCTGGTGCTGCTGATGCTGGTGCTGGTGCCGCACATCGGCAAGGGCGTCAACGGCGCACGCCGCTGGATCGGCCTGGGCATCATGAATTTCCAGCCGTCCGAGCTGGCCAAGTTCGCCGTGCTGCTCTACGCGGCCGACTACATGGTCCGCAAGATGGACGTGAAGGAGCGCTTCTTCCGCGCCGTGCTGCCGATGGCCGCGGCCGTCGCGGTGGTCGGCGTGCTGCTGCTGGCCGAACCCGACATGGGCGCCTTCCTCGTGATCGCGGTGATCGCGATGGGCATCCTGTTCCTGGGCGGCGTCAACGCGCGCATGTTCTTCCTGATCGCCGCGGTGATCGTCGTCGCCTTCGTGCTGATGATCGCCTTCTCCGACTGGCGCCGCGAACGCATCTTCGCGTACCTCGATCCGTGGAACGAGAAGTACGCGCTGGGCAAGGGCTACCAGCTGTCGCACTCGCTGATCGCGGTCGGCCGCGGCGGCCTGTTCGGCGTCGGCCTGGGCGGCAGCATCGAGAAGCTGCACTGGCTGCCGGAGGCGCACACCGACTTCCTGCTCGCGGTGATCGCCGAGGAGTTCGGCCTGGCTGGCGTGGTGGCCGTGATCGGCGCGTTCCTCTGGATGACGCGCCGGATCATGCACATCGGGCGGCAGGCCGTGGCGCTCGATCGCGTGTTCGCGGGCCTGGTCGCGCAGGGCGTCGGGCTGTGGATGGGATTCCAGGCCTTCATCAACATGGGCGTGAACCTCGGCGCGCTGCCCACCAAGGGGCTCACGCTGCCGCTCATGAGTTACGGCGGCTCGGCGATCCTGATGAACCTGATCGCGCTCGCGGTGGTGCTGCGCATCGACCATGAGAACCGGGTGCTGATGCGTGGGGGGCGTCGCACATGA
- a CDS encoding UDP-N-acetylmuramoyl-tripeptide--D-alanyl-D-alanine ligase, with the protein MCTLQQVAAWTGGRLVGDGAVEIARVHSDTRTLRPGDLFVALKGERFDANDFIADAVKGGAAAALAHAGRIPAGFHGVEVDDSKLALGRLAAAWRAQFTLPLVAVTGSNGKTTVTQMVASILRAWQPQNHLATQGNFNNDIGLPLTLLRLRRDHKVAVLELGMNHPGEIAYLSGIARPNVALVNNAQREHQEFMATVEAVARENGSVFDALPATGTAVFPAGDDYTALWTQLASGRATLTFGDAGSGADLVLAGSEWHQGQWTFRATTPAGPLQARLHIAGRHNVRNALAAAACALAAGVPLDAIARGLEAFEPVKGRSRAFAIIRGDRTLTLVDDTYNANPDSVRAAIDVLAELPGPRLLVLGDMGEVGDQGPQFHAEVGQYARERGIDRLFTLGELARGMGGQHFESIEALDAAVLAQLATSESVLVKGSRFMRMERVVEAIQQEQRKDGGHAA; encoded by the coding sequence ATGTGCACCCTCCAGCAAGTCGCCGCCTGGACCGGCGGCCGCCTCGTCGGCGACGGGGCGGTGGAGATCGCGCGCGTGCACAGCGACACGCGCACGCTGCGGCCCGGCGACCTGTTCGTCGCGCTGAAGGGCGAGCGCTTCGACGCCAATGACTTCATCGCCGATGCCGTCAAGGGCGGCGCGGCCGCGGCGCTCGCGCATGCCGGCCGCATCCCCGCCGGCTTCCACGGTGTCGAGGTCGACGACAGCAAGCTGGCGCTCGGACGGCTGGCCGCTGCCTGGCGCGCGCAGTTCACGCTGCCGCTGGTCGCTGTGACCGGCAGCAACGGCAAGACCACCGTCACGCAGATGGTCGCCTCGATCCTGCGCGCCTGGCAGCCGCAGAACCACCTGGCGACGCAGGGCAACTTCAACAACGACATCGGCCTGCCGCTGACGCTGCTGCGCCTGCGCCGCGACCACAAGGTGGCGGTGCTCGAGCTGGGCATGAACCACCCGGGCGAGATCGCGTACCTGTCCGGCATCGCGCGCCCGAACGTGGCGCTGGTGAACAACGCGCAGCGCGAGCACCAGGAATTCATGGCCACGGTGGAAGCCGTGGCGCGCGAGAACGGCAGCGTGTTCGACGCGCTGCCTGCGACCGGCACCGCGGTGTTCCCCGCGGGCGACGACTACACGGCGCTCTGGACGCAGCTCGCGTCCGGCCGCGCCACCCTGACGTTCGGCGACGCGGGCAGCGGCGCCGACCTCGTTCTGGCCGGGTCTGAATGGCACCAGGGTCAGTGGACGTTCCGGGCGACGACGCCCGCCGGTCCGCTGCAGGCCCGACTCCATATCGCCGGCCGCCACAACGTGCGCAACGCGCTCGCCGCCGCCGCCTGCGCCCTCGCGGCCGGCGTGCCGCTGGACGCGATCGCGCGCGGCCTCGAGGCGTTCGAGCCGGTCAAGGGCCGCTCGCGCGCCTTCGCCATCATCCGTGGCGACCGCACGTTGACGCTGGTCGACGACACGTACAACGCCAACCCCGACTCCGTGCGCGCGGCCATCGACGTGCTCGCCGAACTGCCCGGTCCGCGCCTGCTCGTGCTGGGCGACATGGGCGAGGTGGGTGACCAGGGCCCGCAGTTCCACGCCGAAGTGGGCCAGTACGCGCGCGAGCGCGGCATCGACCGGCTGTTCACGCTGGGCGAGCTGGCGCGCGGCATGGGCGGGCAGCATTTCGAATCGATCGAGGCGCTCGACGCCGCGGTCCTCGCCCAGCTGGCCACGTCGGAGAGCGTGCTGGTGAAGGGGTCGCGCTTCATGCGGATGGAGCGCGTGGTCGAGGCGATCCAACAAGAACAACGAAAGGACGGCGGGCATGCTGCTTAG
- the murD gene encoding UDP-N-acetylmuramoyl-L-alanine--D-glutamate ligase, with product MHDEHDPLQPPGPDASAPDGAAASPPAEAVTPAPTGKPAKPAPQGLTAAEARAWRDSLFAPDAPAEAAPVTAEGATAEAEPEPEQAPAPVALEPFPQAVLVLGLGESGFAMARWCAAQGAKVTVADTRDEPPGLARLREQVPDARFIAGAFGEELLEGCEAVYRSPGLAPAQVAAVVDAARSRGIPCAGELALFMRGLAQLRAEQGYAPAVLAVTGTNGKTTVTSLTGQLVERSGRTVAVAGNIGPTLLDTLAQRRASGALPQVWVLELSSFQLDAAEGFEPAAATVLNVTQDHLDWHGDMPAYAAAKTRVFGRHALMVLNREDPLVMRMLPEPVRLKGGKTEQRDHVTFGADMPQRPGDFGIEIVNGMAWLVRAHEADETQKRRKDEEQELHVQRLMPADALRIRGRHNAVNALAALALATAAGAPLGPMLYGLREYRGEPHRVEPVGLVDEVEFFDDSKGTNVGATVAALTGLGTERKLVVILGGEGKGQDFTPLAGPVGRFARAVVLIGRDAPQIREALSATGVPLLDAGSMDDAVRMAAERAHAGDAVLMSPACASFDMFRNYEHRADVFRAAVQALADAAGTSLEAGA from the coding sequence ATGCACGACGAGCACGACCCCCTGCAGCCTCCCGGTCCCGACGCCTCCGCGCCGGACGGTGCGGCCGCGAGCCCGCCCGCGGAAGCAGTGACCCCGGCGCCGACGGGCAAGCCGGCCAAGCCGGCGCCCCAGGGCCTGACCGCGGCGGAGGCACGGGCGTGGCGCGATTCGCTGTTCGCGCCCGACGCGCCCGCGGAGGCAGCGCCGGTCACTGCTGAAGGAGCTACGGCGGAAGCGGAGCCGGAGCCGGAGCAGGCACCTGCGCCCGTCGCCCTCGAGCCGTTCCCGCAAGCCGTGCTCGTGCTCGGCCTCGGCGAGTCCGGGTTCGCGATGGCGCGCTGGTGCGCAGCGCAAGGCGCGAAAGTCACCGTCGCCGACACGCGCGACGAGCCGCCGGGGCTCGCGCGGCTGCGCGAGCAAGTGCCGGACGCGCGCTTCATTGCGGGCGCCTTCGGAGAGGAGCTGCTGGAAGGGTGCGAAGCGGTCTACCGCAGCCCCGGCCTGGCGCCTGCACAGGTCGCCGCCGTCGTGGACGCTGCCCGCTCGCGCGGAATTCCCTGTGCCGGCGAGCTGGCCCTGTTCATGCGCGGGCTGGCGCAGTTGCGCGCCGAGCAAGGCTATGCGCCGGCCGTGCTCGCCGTCACCGGCACGAACGGCAAGACCACCGTCACGTCGCTCACGGGGCAACTCGTCGAGCGGTCCGGCCGCACGGTGGCCGTGGCCGGCAACATCGGCCCCACGCTGCTCGACACCCTGGCGCAGCGTCGCGCCTCGGGCGCCCTGCCGCAGGTGTGGGTGCTGGAGCTGTCGTCGTTCCAGCTCGATGCCGCCGAAGGCTTCGAGCCCGCCGCGGCCACGGTGCTGAACGTGACCCAGGACCATCTCGACTGGCACGGCGACATGCCGGCCTATGCCGCCGCCAAGACGCGCGTCTTCGGCCGGCACGCGCTGATGGTGCTGAACCGCGAGGACCCGCTGGTGATGCGCATGCTGCCGGAGCCGGTGCGGCTGAAGGGCGGCAAGACGGAGCAGCGGGACCACGTGACGTTCGGCGCCGACATGCCGCAGCGGCCGGGCGACTTCGGCATCGAGATCGTCAACGGCATGGCCTGGCTGGTGCGCGCGCACGAAGCCGACGAGACGCAGAAGCGCCGCAAGGACGAGGAGCAGGAACTGCACGTGCAGCGCCTGATGCCCGCCGACGCGCTGCGCATCCGCGGCCGCCACAACGCGGTGAATGCGCTGGCCGCGCTGGCGCTCGCCACGGCGGCCGGCGCGCCGCTCGGCCCCATGCTCTACGGCCTGCGCGAATACCGCGGCGAGCCGCACCGCGTCGAGCCGGTCGGCCTCGTGGACGAGGTCGAGTTCTTCGACGACAGCAAGGGCACCAACGTCGGCGCGACCGTCGCCGCGCTGACGGGCCTGGGCACCGAGCGCAAGCTGGTCGTGATCCTCGGCGGCGAAGGCAAGGGCCAGGACTTCACGCCGCTGGCCGGCCCGGTCGGCCGCTTCGCGCGGGCCGTGGTGCTGATCGGCCGCGACGCGCCGCAGATCCGCGAAGCGCTCTCCGCCACCGGCGTGCCCCTGCTGGATGCCGGGTCGATGGACGACGCGGTGCGCATGGCCGCGGAGCGGGCCCATGCCGGCGACGCCGTGCTGATGTCGCCCGCCTGCGCGAGCTTCGACATGTTCCGCAACTACGAGCACCGCGCGGACGTGTTCCGCGCCGCGGTGCAGGCGCTGGCCGACGCGGCCGGCACGTCGCTGGAGGCCGGCGCATGA
- the ftsL gene encoding cell division protein FtsL yields the protein MTRLNLVLLLALVVSAMLTVQVQYDSRRLTAETEKALAEARRLEIENERLQVDKRSFATPLRVERLAKDQLHMRPASPAITQYVTQGKGAPQ from the coding sequence ATGACGCGCCTCAACCTCGTCCTGCTGCTCGCCCTCGTCGTCAGCGCCATGCTCACGGTGCAGGTGCAGTACGACTCGCGCCGGCTCACCGCCGAGACCGAGAAGGCACTCGCCGAAGCGCGCCGGCTCGAGATCGAGAACGAGCGGCTGCAGGTGGACAAGCGCTCGTTCGCGACGCCGCTGCGCGTCGAGCGGCTCGCGAAGGACCAGTTGCACATGCGGCCCGCCTCGCCGGCGATCACGCAGTACGTCACGCAGGGCAAGGGGGCGCCGCAATGA
- the rsmH gene encoding 16S rRNA (cytosine(1402)-N(4))-methyltransferase RsmH, protein MDTRWQHTTVLLNEAVDALLTKPDATYVDATFGRGGHSRLALSRLGPQGRLVAFDKDPEAVQEAARIKDPRFAIRHEGFAALGSMGTASCAGVLMDLGVSSPQIDNPARGFSFRFDGPLDMRMDTTRGESVAEWLATAEQGQIAEVIRDYGEERFAGQIAKAVVARRQERGPLATTAELAQLVAGAVKTREPGQDPATRTFQALRIFINAELEELQAALTASLDILEPGGRLVVISFHSLEDRIVKQFIASHSREVVDRRAPFAPPKPMKLRALGRVKPSAAEVAGNPRSRSAIMRIAERTEVQ, encoded by the coding sequence GTGGATACCAGATGGCAGCACACCACCGTCTTGTTGAACGAAGCAGTCGACGCTCTCCTCACCAAGCCGGATGCAACCTACGTCGACGCCACCTTCGGGCGCGGCGGGCACTCGCGCCTGGCCCTGTCCAGGCTGGGTCCGCAGGGGAGGCTGGTCGCCTTCGACAAGGACCCCGAGGCGGTGCAGGAAGCGGCGCGGATCAAGGATCCGCGCTTTGCCATCCGGCACGAGGGATTCGCCGCGCTCGGCTCCATGGGCACCGCATCGTGCGCGGGCGTGCTGATGGATCTCGGCGTCAGCTCGCCGCAGATCGACAACCCGGCGCGCGGGTTCTCGTTTCGCTTCGACGGGCCGCTGGACATGCGCATGGACACCACGCGCGGCGAGAGCGTGGCCGAGTGGTTGGCAACGGCCGAGCAAGGCCAGATCGCGGAGGTGATTCGTGACTACGGCGAAGAACGGTTTGCTGGCCAGATCGCAAAGGCGGTTGTGGCTCGCCGACAGGAACGGGGCCCTCTTGCAACCACCGCCGAGCTGGCCCAGCTCGTGGCTGGCGCGGTCAAAACCCGCGAGCCGGGCCAGGACCCTGCAACGCGCACATTTCAGGCTCTTCGGATTTTCATCAACGCCGAGCTTGAAGAGCTGCAAGCGGCGCTGACGGCTTCGCTCGACATCCTGGAACCCGGAGGACGGCTCGTGGTGATCAGCTTCCACTCGCTGGAAGACCGCATCGTCAAGCAGTTCATCGCCTCGCACTCGCGCGAGGTGGTGGACCGCCGCGCGCCGTTCGCGCCGCCCAAGCCGATGAAGCTGCGCGCGCTCGGGCGCGTGAAGCCGTCCGCCGCCGAAGTCGCCGGCAACCCGCGTTCGCGCAGCGCGATCATGCGAATCGCGGAAAGGACGGAGGTGCAATGA
- the mraY gene encoding phospho-N-acetylmuramoyl-pentapeptide-transferase: MLLSLATWLQAYSPEFGFLRVFQYITFRAVMAAMTSLLIGLVAGPWVIHRLTELKIGQPVRGYGMQSHLSKSGTPTMGGVLVLIAIGVSTLMWFDLSNRFVWIVLVVTIGFGMIGWADDWRKVVNKDPEGMRSREKYFWQSLIGLIAALYLVFSISESSNVRVVELFFQWVRSGFDVNLPPKAGLLVPFFKEISYPLGVFGFMILTYIVIVGSSNAVNLTDGLDGLAIMPVVMVGSALGVFAYVTGSSVYSKYLFFPHIPGSGELLIFCAAMAGAGLAFLWFNTHPAQVFMGDVGALALGGALGTIAVIVRQEVVLAIMGGVFVAEALSVMAQVAWFKYTKKRYGEGRRILKMAPLHHHFEKSGWRETQVVVRFWIVTMLLCLVGLSTLKLR; encoded by the coding sequence ATGCTGCTTAGCCTCGCGACCTGGCTGCAGGCGTACTCGCCGGAATTCGGCTTCCTGCGCGTCTTCCAGTACATCACCTTCCGGGCCGTGATGGCCGCGATGACGTCGCTCCTGATCGGCCTGGTGGCCGGCCCCTGGGTGATCCACCGCCTGACGGAACTGAAGATCGGCCAGCCGGTGCGCGGCTACGGCATGCAGTCGCACCTGTCCAAGAGCGGCACGCCGACCATGGGCGGCGTGCTGGTGCTGATCGCCATCGGCGTCTCGACGCTGATGTGGTTCGACCTGTCGAACCGCTTCGTGTGGATCGTGCTGGTGGTGACGATCGGCTTCGGGATGATCGGCTGGGCCGACGACTGGCGCAAGGTCGTGAACAAGGACCCGGAAGGCATGCGCTCGCGCGAGAAGTACTTCTGGCAGTCGCTGATCGGCCTGATCGCGGCGCTGTACCTGGTGTTCAGCATCTCCGAGAGCAGCAACGTGCGCGTCGTCGAGCTGTTCTTCCAGTGGGTGCGCTCCGGCTTCGACGTCAACCTGCCGCCCAAGGCCGGCCTGCTGGTGCCGTTCTTCAAGGAGATCAGCTACCCGCTGGGCGTGTTCGGCTTCATGATCCTGACCTACATCGTGATCGTCGGCTCGAGCAACGCGGTGAACCTCACCGACGGCCTCGACGGGCTGGCGATCATGCCGGTCGTGATGGTGGGCTCCGCGCTGGGCGTGTTCGCCTACGTGACCGGCAGCTCGGTCTATTCGAAGTACCTGTTCTTCCCGCACATCCCGGGTTCGGGCGAACTGCTGATCTTCTGCGCGGCGATGGCCGGCGCCGGGCTCGCGTTCCTCTGGTTCAACACGCACCCGGCGCAGGTGTTCATGGGCGACGTCGGCGCGCTTGCGCTGGGCGGCGCGCTCGGCACCATCGCGGTGATCGTGCGGCAGGAAGTGGTGCTGGCGATCATGGGCGGCGTGTTCGTCGCCGAGGCGCTGTCGGTGATGGCGCAGGTCGCCTGGTTCAAGTACACGAAGAAGCGCTATGGCGAAGGCCGCCGCATCCTGAAGATGGCGCCGCTGCACCACCACTTCGAGAAGAGCGGCTGGCGCGAGACGCAGGTCGTCGTGCGCTTCTGGATCGTCACGATGCTGCTGTGCCTGGTGGGCCTGTCCACCCTGAAGCTGAGGTGA
- the mraZ gene encoding division/cell wall cluster transcriptional repressor MraZ, whose product MFQGASSLALDAKGRLSMPTRHRDVLGATASGQLTITRHPHGCLMIFPRPEWEQFRARIAALPMDAQWWKRIFLGNAMDVELDSTGRVLVSPELRAAAGIERDTMLLGMGNHFELWDRATYEAKEAEAMAGGMPGAFKDFSF is encoded by the coding sequence GTGTTCCAAGGCGCCTCGTCACTTGCTCTCGATGCCAAGGGTCGGCTCTCGATGCCGACCCGGCACCGTGACGTGCTCGGCGCGACCGCGAGCGGCCAGCTGACCATCACGCGCCATCCGCATGGCTGCCTGATGATCTTTCCGCGACCCGAGTGGGAACAATTCCGCGCCCGTATCGCGGCGTTACCGATGGACGCGCAGTGGTGGAAGAGAATCTTCCTGGGCAACGCGATGGACGTGGAGCTCGACTCCACCGGCCGCGTGCTCGTCTCCCCGGAACTGCGTGCGGCCGCCGGCATCGAGCGCGACACCATGCTGCTGGGCATGGGCAACCACTTCGAGCTCTGGGACCGCGCCACGTACGAGGCCAAGGAGGCCGAGGCGATGGCAGGCGGGATGCCCGGCGCCTTCAAGGACTTCTCTTTCTGA